One genomic region from Gemmatimonadaceae bacterium encodes:
- a CDS encoding histidine kinase has translation MALVLLVGTLITAQLVLTQLHSGQPVDIGQTVIAALLFWGLWALLTPVVVLAVRRWPLDTKPMYRPILLHATISIVIAVVQTALTLGVMSFSLYLSGLGGSHVALKVIANPTALAWGAFTGVFFYWLVAAVDSTLRFRRLYAELESELNRSKLDALRSQLRPHFLFNTLNAISALVPQGDKAHRMLLRLSSLLRRSLDEDSHEVPLQTELTFLNDYLDIQRVRFGDQLVIDVDIEPGALGARVPVFLLQPLLENAIEYGESDDGHTTIRLSAHREADQLVIRVEDAGPGVARVSPVREGVGLGNSRARLHHLYGSRATVELSAQRDGSRLQGTSVVIRLPWAGSP, from the coding sequence GTGGCGCTCGTGCTCTTGGTCGGCACGCTGATCACGGCGCAACTGGTGCTGACGCAGCTCCATTCCGGTCAGCCCGTCGACATCGGACAGACCGTCATCGCCGCGCTGCTTTTCTGGGGGCTATGGGCTCTCCTAACTCCAGTCGTCGTCTTGGCCGTGCGTCGTTGGCCACTCGACACAAAGCCCATGTATCGACCGATTCTCCTTCACGCCACCATCTCGATCGTGATCGCTGTTGTCCAGACGGCGCTCACGCTCGGCGTCATGTCTTTCTCGTTGTATCTGTCCGGCTTGGGGGGGTCGCACGTGGCACTGAAAGTCATCGCCAATCCGACAGCGTTGGCATGGGGTGCGTTTACTGGTGTGTTCTTCTATTGGCTGGTCGCAGCGGTGGATTCGACGCTGCGGTTCCGACGTCTCTACGCCGAACTGGAGTCGGAGCTCAACCGGTCGAAACTCGATGCCTTACGATCACAGCTCCGGCCTCACTTTCTCTTCAATACACTGAACGCCATCTCGGCGCTCGTACCGCAGGGCGACAAAGCTCACCGGATGTTGTTGCGGCTGTCCTCGCTCCTTAGGCGCAGTCTCGACGAAGACTCGCACGAGGTTCCGCTTCAGACCGAGTTGACCTTCCTCAACGATTATCTGGACATCCAGCGCGTGCGTTTCGGAGACCAATTGGTCATCGATGTCGACATAGAGCCAGGTGCGTTAGGCGCGCGAGTGCCTGTGTTCCTCTTGCAGCCGCTGCTGGAGAACGCGATCGAGTACGGGGAGTCCGACGATGGCCATACCACGATTCGACTGTCCGCTCACCGAGAGGCAGATCAATTGGTCATTCGAGTCGAAGACGCTGGACCTGGCGTCGCACGTGTGAGTCCGGTACGTGAAGGCGTCGGACTTGGAAACAGCCGAGCGCGGCTGCACCATCTCTACGGCTCACGAGCGACGGTCGAGCTGTCGGCGCAGCGTGACGGCTCGCGACTGCAAGGCACCAGCGTTGTGATTCGGTTGCCCTGGGCCGGGTCGCCATGA
- a CDS encoding LytTR family DNA-binding domain-containing protein, with product MKVLVVDDEPLARHVLRRALDRLPDMTCVGECGRRDDAVAMILERKPDIVLLDVQLGRTTAFEIIEDIGVDEMPLVIFVTAYDRHAVKAFEVHALDYVLKPVDPDRLREALDRAASFLSLQRGASLGDRLEGLLAHLPTGLAPSVAPVPAQRLTVRDGEGLRLLDSSQVEWIESAGNYVHVHSGGRAYVIRTTMDRVARRLAADTFLRVRRTALINTRCVVKIERYGKGTYVVHLRSDAKVITGRFYQAGLRRLLESGA from the coding sequence ATGAAGGTGCTGGTTGTGGACGATGAGCCTCTGGCGCGGCACGTGCTCCGGCGCGCGCTAGACCGCTTGCCGGACATGACGTGTGTTGGCGAGTGCGGCCGGCGCGACGACGCGGTTGCGATGATTCTCGAGCGCAAGCCGGACATCGTGTTACTGGATGTGCAGCTGGGGCGCACGACGGCATTCGAGATCATCGAAGACATCGGCGTCGACGAAATGCCGCTGGTGATCTTCGTGACAGCGTATGACCGGCACGCAGTCAAGGCGTTCGAGGTGCATGCGCTCGATTATGTCCTCAAGCCCGTTGATCCTGACCGTCTGCGGGAAGCGCTCGACCGGGCCGCATCTTTTCTGTCGTTGCAGCGCGGGGCTTCACTCGGTGATCGGCTGGAAGGGCTTTTGGCGCATTTGCCGACTGGCTTGGCGCCAAGTGTGGCGCCCGTGCCGGCACAACGCCTCACGGTGCGAGATGGAGAGGGACTCCGCTTGCTCGATTCCAGCCAAGTCGAGTGGATCGAGAGCGCAGGCAATTATGTACACGTGCATAGCGGCGGTCGCGCGTATGTGATCCGGACTACCATGGATCGCGTCGCGCGGCGTCTGGCCGCCGATACCTTCTTGCGTGTGCGGCGAACAGCCCTCATCAACACGCGTTGCGTGGTCAAGATCGAACGCTACGGAAAGGGCACCTATGTCGTGCATCTCCGCAGTGACGCGAAGGTGATCACGGGCCGGTTCTATCAGGCTGGTCTGCGCCGGCTGCTGGAATCTGGAGCCTGA
- a CDS encoding DUF6632 domain-containing protein: protein MKRERTVQVVLVLVGLLYLTWAYITFDNLWHLTWLQKHQDSMPMFTSLNAVLGVFLLLAVKEPAKHRSLIAYGAWSSLAHAFTMAIMSVEAWSHGMHRQDGPFDIVFIGAIGVVLLVVRPAKEPSTAGTEKLQYARAAVQLDPPGA, encoded by the coding sequence ATGAAGCGCGAGCGCACCGTGCAGGTCGTCTTGGTCTTGGTGGGCCTGTTGTATTTGACCTGGGCCTATATCACGTTCGATAACCTGTGGCACCTCACTTGGCTTCAGAAGCATCAGGATTCCATGCCGATGTTCACGAGCCTAAACGCCGTGCTCGGGGTCTTTCTGTTACTGGCTGTGAAGGAGCCGGCAAAACATCGCTCGCTCATCGCCTATGGGGCGTGGTCAAGCCTTGCCCATGCGTTCACGATGGCAATCATGTCGGTCGAGGCCTGGTCCCACGGGATGCACAGGCAGGATGGCCCCTTTGACATTGTGTTCATTGGCGCTATTGGAGTCGTGCTCCTTGTAGTCCGTCCGGCAAAGGAGCCATCAACGGCCGGCACGGAGAAACTTCAATACGCCCGGGCGGCCGTGCAGCTTGATCCACCGGGGGCGTAG